The following are encoded in a window of Shewanella psychrotolerans genomic DNA:
- a CDS encoding hydrolase, translated as MTKPLFTPPWWARNPHIQTILPVLTKVDRPELTRQRLELDDGDFIDLDWLSPPTQGNPIVILVHGLEGSADSHYIRRLLNMMADKGVCAVVHHHRSCSGVTNRLARSYHSGDTQDLQTTLTMIATQYPDSPISAVGYSLGGNVLTKYLGEYREASLVNAGVIVSAPLQLGACATRLKSGFSKIYQSYLIKQLQQKVHDKLSVPNLTAQMPVTQAEVAQLTTFHQFDDKVTAPLHGFTSVEDYYQRASGLPYLRHITKPTLVIHAKDDPFMNDEVIPAHDDLAPAVTYELHSNGGHVGFIDGGSPLHPKYYLEKRILHFLFGQG; from the coding sequence ATGACAAAGCCTCTATTTACGCCACCATGGTGGGCGAGAAACCCTCATATTCAAACAATATTGCCAGTACTGACTAAGGTGGACAGACCTGAACTAACAAGGCAACGGTTGGAGCTAGATGATGGCGATTTTATCGATCTCGATTGGTTAAGCCCCCCCACTCAAGGTAACCCTATAGTCATACTGGTTCATGGCCTAGAGGGAAGCGCTGACTCACATTATATTCGACGCCTGCTGAACATGATGGCTGACAAAGGGGTATGCGCAGTCGTCCATCACCATAGAAGTTGCTCAGGTGTCACCAACCGTCTGGCTCGCAGTTATCACAGTGGCGATACCCAAGACTTACAGACCACGCTAACCATGATTGCGACGCAATATCCTGATAGCCCAATATCGGCAGTAGGTTATAGTCTTGGCGGTAATGTATTGACCAAATATTTAGGTGAGTACAGAGAGGCAAGTCTGGTTAACGCAGGAGTGATCGTATCGGCACCACTGCAACTCGGCGCCTGTGCGACAAGGCTTAAGAGCGGGTTTTCAAAGATTTATCAAAGCTACTTAATAAAGCAGCTACAGCAAAAAGTGCATGATAAGCTCAGCGTACCCAACCTAACGGCGCAAATGCCCGTTACTCAAGCAGAAGTCGCACAATTAACTACGTTTCATCAGTTTGATGATAAGGTGACAGCACCACTGCATGGATTTACTAGCGTTGAAGATTATTACCAGCGTGCCAGCGGTCTACCCTATTTGCGCCACATCACCAAGCCAACATTGGTCATTCACGCTAAAGATGATCCCTTTATGAATGATGAAGTGATCCCAGCCCACGATGATTTAGCCCCAGCAGTCACCTATGAACTGCATAGCAACGGGGGGCACGTTGGCTTTATTGATGGAGGTAGCCCCTTGCATCCCAAATACTATTTAGAAAAACGTATTCTCCACTTTCTGTTCGGCCAAGGATAA
- a CDS encoding twin-arginine translocation signal domain-containing protein, whose product MNRRTFLVTALAGTGALALGVNLYSPSYVGVNKHLNSEHQLLFSLLVPVFLDGALPQTESLRVAAQNRTIDAIVATMALLPTDARDELEQLLTLLESRLGLLLLTGSMTPLLLRTPNELIEMLEKWRSSYLDMMVTAYQGLRELVVASYYACPEHWGRLNYEKPILFS is encoded by the coding sequence ATGAATAGACGTACGTTTTTAGTCACGGCTCTCGCGGGTACCGGAGCGCTGGCGCTCGGGGTTAATCTCTACAGTCCTTCTTACGTGGGGGTGAACAAGCACCTTAATAGCGAACATCAGCTGCTATTTAGTTTATTGGTTCCGGTGTTTCTCGATGGTGCCTTGCCACAAACCGAATCCTTACGTGTAGCGGCGCAGAATCGCACTATAGACGCGATTGTCGCAACGATGGCATTGCTACCAACAGACGCCCGCGATGAGCTAGAACAGCTGCTAACTCTGCTTGAGTCTCGCTTAGGATTATTGCTCCTTACTGGCAGTATGACCCCCCTGTTGCTTCGAACGCCTAATGAGCTTATTGAGATGTTAGAAAAATGGCGATCGAGTTATCTCGATATGATGGTGACGGCCTACCAAGGATTAAGGGAGTTGGTGGTGGCCAGTTATTATGCTTGTCCCGAACATTGGGGGCGATTAAATTATGAGAAGCCCATCTTGTTCAGTTAA
- a CDS encoding GMC family oxidoreductase — protein sequence MAIQDPIVEGLAKGWNHIDASQVSAPLTLEADVVIVGSGAGGGVAAEIMAEAGLSVIIVEGGPLKSSESFNMEERRAYPNLYQQAASMKTKDKAIGIFQGRAVGGSTTVNWTTSIRTPDHALAFWAKEKSVKGLSTETLAPWFAKMEQRLNISKWEFEPNRNNMALKQGCEALGWEYTVIKRNVAGCWNTGYCGMGCPVNAKQSMLVTTIPAALERGATLVSRAKVAKIEYHQDKIFGLKAQALSQTLTPTGVELLFKAKHYILSAGAIHTPALMMRSKLPDPYGIIGKRTFLHPTVLSGALFNDAINGHSGAPQSIYSDQFVWQNGAAGDLGYKLEVPPVHPILIASKTLGYGQSHADLMAQFNQLQVTIALVRDGYHPDSQGGQVELTDHGFTLDYPLNNAFWEAARRAFASMAELQFAAGAEKVLPISEGMSMLSSWPQAKKAIAEMTLAPLKTIVASAHVMGGCPMGEDPKMSMVNSEGRSHYFDNLSVMDGSLFPTSLGANPQLSIYGITARNATLLAQELKLKS from the coding sequence TTGGCCATACAAGATCCCATAGTAGAAGGTTTAGCCAAGGGCTGGAATCATATTGATGCCAGCCAAGTTAGCGCTCCCTTAACGCTCGAAGCCGACGTGGTTATTGTTGGTAGCGGCGCAGGCGGCGGCGTTGCTGCCGAGATCATGGCTGAAGCTGGCTTATCGGTGATCATTGTCGAAGGCGGGCCACTGAAGTCGTCCGAGAGCTTTAATATGGAGGAGCGACGAGCCTATCCAAACCTCTATCAACAAGCCGCGTCGATGAAAACCAAAGATAAAGCGATTGGGATATTTCAAGGCCGGGCGGTGGGAGGTTCAACCACAGTTAATTGGACTACATCGATCCGTACTCCTGATCACGCATTAGCGTTTTGGGCAAAAGAGAAGTCTGTTAAGGGGCTATCCACAGAAACGCTCGCCCCTTGGTTTGCCAAGATGGAGCAGCGACTCAATATCAGCAAATGGGAGTTTGAGCCTAATCGTAACAATATGGCACTAAAGCAGGGATGTGAGGCATTAGGTTGGGAGTATACAGTGATCAAGCGCAATGTAGCTGGTTGCTGGAATACTGGCTATTGCGGCATGGGGTGCCCAGTTAATGCGAAGCAATCGATGTTGGTGACTACCATTCCTGCAGCGTTAGAGCGTGGAGCCACCTTAGTTAGTCGTGCCAAAGTGGCCAAAATTGAATATCACCAAGATAAAATTTTTGGATTGAAGGCCCAAGCACTGAGTCAAACATTAACGCCTACTGGGGTTGAGTTGTTATTTAAGGCCAAACATTACATCTTGAGTGCGGGCGCCATTCATACTCCAGCCTTGATGATGCGATCTAAACTACCTGACCCCTACGGCATTATCGGCAAACGGACCTTTTTACACCCAACGGTACTGAGTGGTGCGTTGTTTAACGATGCGATTAACGGCCATAGTGGTGCGCCGCAATCTATCTATTCCGATCAATTTGTTTGGCAAAATGGGGCCGCTGGCGATCTGGGTTATAAATTGGAAGTACCGCCAGTGCACCCGATTTTAATTGCATCGAAAACCTTAGGTTACGGCCAAAGCCATGCGGATTTGATGGCACAGTTTAATCAACTTCAAGTCACTATTGCATTGGTCAGAGATGGTTATCATCCCGATAGCCAAGGTGGACAGGTGGAATTAACTGATCACGGATTTACCCTAGACTACCCTCTCAACAATGCCTTCTGGGAAGCGGCTCGACGGGCATTTGCCAGCATGGCTGAGCTTCAATTTGCCGCTGGTGCCGAAAAAGTATTACCCATCAGCGAAGGCATGTCGATGCTATCAAGTTGGCCCCAAGCTAAAAAAGCGATTGCAGAGATGACCTTAGCACCGCTAAAAACCATAGTGGCGAGTGCACATGTGATGGGAGGTTGCCCAATGGGAGAAGACCCTAAGATGTCGATGGTGAACAGCGAAGGGCGCTCACATTATTTTGACAATCTGTCGGTGATGGATGGCTCGTTATTTCCAACCAGCTTAGGCGCTAATCCGCAGCTGTCAATTTATGGGATCACTGCAAGAAACGCGACACTGCTGGCGCAGGAGCTTAAATTAAAAAGCTGA
- a CDS encoding TIGR02444 family protein: MTYLNHFDLSLWQECDGLYAKLQEACLKLQDAHGVNVNLLLLAHWLDSQRYWLSTDAWQQLFAQIDCWEQRILQPYRRLRKLSKNNLTENEYQQMLDVELMLERKEQGLILHKLRQCAAEDTSHNLPRYLSLFGIDVNLYPELS, translated from the coding sequence ATGACCTATCTTAATCACTTCGATTTGTCGCTATGGCAAGAGTGTGATGGGCTTTATGCCAAGCTGCAGGAAGCGTGTCTTAAATTACAAGACGCACACGGCGTTAACGTTAATCTGCTGCTGCTCGCTCATTGGCTAGACAGCCAACGTTATTGGCTCAGCACCGACGCATGGCAGCAACTTTTTGCACAGATAGACTGTTGGGAGCAGCGGATATTACAACCTTACCGCCGTCTTAGAAAGTTAAGTAAAAACAATTTAACAGAAAATGAATATCAGCAAATGTTAGATGTTGAATTGATGCTAGAGCGTAAAGAACAAGGGCTAATTTTACATAAATTAAGACAGTGCGCGGCAGAAGACACCTCACATAATCTGCCACGCTATCTGAGCCTATTTGGTATAGATGTTAACCTCTACCCCGAGTTGAGCTAA
- a CDS encoding ABC transporter ATP-binding protein: MITITQAQLIRGTKTLLDETSLTIYPGHKVGLVGANGTGKSSLLALILGHLSLDKGEINVPSGWQISTVAQETPALDVSALEYVIDGDREYRQLEQQLHQAQLDDDGHAIALLHGKIDAIGGYAIHSRAASLLAGLGFSETEQKNPVKSFSGGWRMRLNLAQALLCRAELLLLDEPTNHLDLDTMYWLEGWIKSYQGTLILISHDRDFIDGIVDEIVHVEHQKLNYYKGNYSAFERIRAERMAQQQVAFDRQQKERSHMQSFVDRFRYKASKAKQAQSRLKALERMTELLPSKADSPFYMEFRPPEALPNPLVKMEQVSVGYGDKAILNHVHLNLVPGARIGLLGRNGAGKSTLIKLLSEQLKPMSGIYETNPGLNIGYFAQHQIEFLRLDDSPLQHLSRLSPNHREQELRDFLGGFGFNGDMALAPVRPFSGGEKARLVLALLVWQRPNLLLLDEPTNHLDLEMRHALTMALQSFEGAMIIVSHDRHLLRLSCSDYYLVDQGEVRSFDGDLDDYHQWLLDAAKSESKNETALEASPAQDKKLQKRLEAELRQKLSPMKKVQSKLEKSQQQYTERLSELENMLADTSLYDADNKAKLTDVLSERTKLTQALEESELEWLELQEEIETVEQSVKAELS; the protein is encoded by the coding sequence ATGATCACCATTACTCAAGCGCAGCTTATTCGTGGCACCAAAACCTTATTGGACGAAACGTCACTAACCATCTATCCCGGCCATAAAGTGGGGTTGGTTGGCGCCAATGGCACAGGTAAGTCATCACTACTCGCCTTAATTTTAGGGCACTTGAGCTTAGATAAGGGTGAGATCAACGTGCCAAGCGGCTGGCAAATATCCACAGTGGCACAGGAAACACCAGCGCTGGATGTCAGTGCACTAGAATATGTTATCGATGGTGACCGAGAATATCGTCAGCTTGAGCAGCAACTACATCAAGCCCAACTCGATGACGATGGTCATGCGATTGCGCTACTCCATGGAAAAATTGATGCCATTGGCGGTTATGCTATTCATTCTCGTGCTGCGAGCTTATTAGCAGGCCTGGGGTTTAGTGAAACTGAGCAAAAAAATCCCGTTAAGAGCTTTTCCGGTGGTTGGCGCATGCGCCTTAACTTGGCCCAAGCACTATTGTGTCGCGCAGAACTGCTACTCCTCGATGAGCCAACCAACCACTTAGATTTAGATACCATGTATTGGCTTGAAGGTTGGATTAAGTCTTATCAGGGCACGCTGATCTTAATCAGTCATGATAGGGACTTTATCGATGGGATTGTCGATGAGATAGTCCATGTAGAGCACCAGAAACTCAACTACTACAAAGGTAATTACAGCGCCTTTGAACGTATTAGAGCCGAGCGTATGGCGCAGCAGCAAGTGGCTTTTGATCGCCAACAGAAAGAGCGCTCGCACATGCAGTCATTTGTCGACCGTTTCCGCTATAAAGCCAGTAAGGCTAAACAAGCGCAGAGTCGCCTAAAAGCCCTCGAACGCATGACCGAGCTGTTACCCTCAAAAGCCGATAGTCCATTTTATATGGAGTTCAGACCACCTGAAGCACTGCCTAACCCCTTAGTAAAAATGGAGCAGGTCTCCGTGGGCTATGGCGATAAAGCCATCTTAAATCATGTACACCTAAACTTAGTCCCAGGGGCGCGTATCGGCCTACTTGGTCGTAATGGCGCGGGTAAATCGACGCTCATTAAGCTATTGTCAGAACAACTCAAGCCCATGAGTGGCATCTATGAAACCAATCCCGGGCTTAATATTGGTTACTTCGCTCAGCATCAAATTGAATTTCTACGCTTAGATGATTCGCCACTGCAGCATCTAAGTCGTCTATCACCTAATCACAGAGAACAGGAGCTGCGCGACTTCTTAGGCGGCTTTGGTTTTAACGGTGATATGGCGCTCGCTCCTGTTCGCCCCTTCTCTGGGGGAGAAAAGGCGCGCTTAGTGTTAGCGCTGCTGGTGTGGCAACGCCCTAACCTATTACTGCTCGATGAACCCACCAACCATTTAGATCTTGAGATGCGTCATGCGCTAACCATGGCACTACAATCGTTCGAAGGCGCGATGATCATTGTGTCTCACGATAGGCATCTGTTGCGTCTCAGCTGCAGTGATTATTACCTGGTCGACCAAGGTGAAGTACGCAGTTTCGATGGCGATCTCGATGACTATCATCAGTGGTTACTCGATGCCGCCAAGAGTGAAAGTAAGAACGAAACAGCGCTAGAGGCATCACCAGCCCAAGATAAAAAATTGCAAAAACGCCTCGAAGCAGAATTAAGACAAAAACTTTCGCCCATGAAGAAAGTGCAAAGCAAACTGGAAAAAAGCCAACAGCAGTATACTGAAAGATTAAGCGAACTTGAGAACATGCTCGCAGACACGAGCTTGTATGATGCCGATAATAAAGCCAAGCTCACCGACGTATTAAGCGAGCGAACTAAGCTAACTCAAGCCCTCGAAGAGAGTGAACTTGAATGGCTTGAACTGCAAGAAGAAATAGAAACGGTAGAGCAAAGTGTCAAAGCTGAATTAAGCTAG
- a CDS encoding YheV family putative zinc ribbon protein: protein MSRIRVKKRFVAGAKCPKCKAADTIVLFKEQGVETVECVECDYRDQQTEEQVAAKATGSVIGVFKP, encoded by the coding sequence GTGAGTAGAATCAGAGTCAAGAAACGTTTTGTTGCTGGGGCAAAGTGCCCTAAATGTAAAGCGGCCGACACCATTGTTTTGTTTAAAGAGCAGGGCGTTGAGACGGTTGAGTGTGTCGAATGCGACTATCGCGACCAGCAAACCGAAGAGCAAGTGGCCGCAAAGGCAACAGGCAGCGTGATCGGAGTGTTTAAGCCATAG
- a CDS encoding methyl-accepting chemotaxis protein: MLTLNIRQKVVLATIISVVLSIFLISLYAMTNSRNIILDGTLNRELPAVLGEVANDVNGQLLTPITIAKVMANNLKYQSYINQSEPKEIQPELIESLANIQQKFNTITAFLVSKNTGNYFTHEGLFKTISPTDSRDKWFYNFLASGKEYDFAIDVDDLNHTLTLFINYLVKIDGQASGAAGVGLSLDSLANNVRQYHIGENGLVFLTDGKGIIKIHADTANVGKSVSELGDIDISQLMNQKLFATSEYRKNGVDTLVASRYLDTIGWYLVAEIPKDELYGPINDATWSLVVMGLVLSLIIMVSSTWLINRLIAPFGELAKILKAIGEGEGDLSIRLDDTRQDETGSMAEGYNQFVSYLSKTLQSVSATGNDLFDAVERIDNQAKHMEHEINEQVSKIEQVATAIHEMGMTAEEIAGSANNAAQNAQVAGESVSQGNLSVQNTIASVATMSEQLNHTSQTISQLAEDANSIDTVLEVIRAVSEQTNLLALNAAIEAARAGEQGRGFAVVADEVRTLASRSHASTEDIRHIIEKLQTKTRDVVEAIAQSTELSEHSQQEAITSGEHLQSISENILAMNEMSAQIATATGEQSNVVGEINPHVTAIADISSASSEVVRQTSLDCSDLREMAVQLNELVSRFKF; this comes from the coding sequence ATGTTAACACTCAATATTCGCCAAAAAGTGGTACTCGCTACTATCATCTCAGTGGTTTTATCCATCTTTTTAATTAGTCTCTATGCGATGACGAATAGCCGTAATATCATCTTAGACGGTACCCTTAACCGAGAGCTACCGGCTGTACTTGGCGAGGTTGCTAATGACGTCAATGGTCAACTGTTAACGCCGATAACCATCGCTAAAGTGATGGCAAATAATCTTAAATATCAATCTTATATTAACCAAAGCGAACCTAAAGAAATTCAACCTGAGCTTATTGAGTCGCTTGCGAATATTCAGCAAAAATTCAATACCATTACCGCTTTCTTAGTCTCTAAAAATACAGGCAACTACTTTACTCACGAGGGCTTATTTAAAACTATTTCGCCAACAGACAGTCGCGATAAATGGTTCTATAACTTTCTCGCCAGTGGTAAAGAATATGATTTCGCCATTGATGTCGATGACCTTAACCATACTTTGACATTATTTATCAATTATCTAGTAAAAATAGATGGTCAAGCTAGCGGGGCGGCGGGGGTTGGCCTATCACTGGACAGCTTAGCCAACAATGTTAGGCAGTATCATATCGGTGAGAATGGCTTAGTTTTTTTAACCGACGGTAAAGGGATAATCAAAATCCACGCCGATACCGCCAACGTGGGTAAGAGTGTTAGCGAACTGGGTGATATCGATATTAGCCAATTGATGAATCAAAAACTGTTTGCGACCTCTGAATACCGCAAAAACGGTGTAGATACACTAGTGGCAAGTCGTTATCTCGACACCATAGGTTGGTACCTCGTCGCTGAAATTCCTAAAGACGAGCTATATGGCCCGATCAATGATGCAACTTGGTCGTTAGTGGTGATGGGGCTTGTGCTCTCACTGATTATCATGGTCAGCAGTACTTGGTTAATCAATCGCTTGATCGCCCCATTTGGTGAGCTAGCCAAGATACTCAAAGCGATCGGTGAAGGAGAAGGCGACCTGAGCATACGACTCGATGACACCCGACAAGATGAAACAGGCAGTATGGCCGAGGGATACAACCAATTTGTCAGCTATTTAAGTAAAACTTTACAAAGCGTTTCTGCAACCGGAAATGATCTGTTTGATGCCGTCGAGCGCATAGATAATCAAGCCAAACATATGGAACATGAGATCAATGAGCAGGTGAGCAAAATTGAACAAGTGGCTACCGCAATCCATGAAATGGGTATGACAGCCGAAGAGATCGCAGGCAGTGCAAATAATGCCGCGCAAAATGCACAAGTCGCAGGTGAATCCGTTAGCCAAGGCAATCTGTCGGTACAAAACACCATAGCCAGTGTCGCCACCATGAGCGAGCAGCTCAACCATACCAGCCAAACCATTAGTCAGCTGGCGGAAGATGCCAACTCCATTGATACCGTGTTAGAAGTGATCCGAGCGGTGTCTGAACAAACGAACCTGCTGGCGCTCAACGCTGCCATTGAGGCCGCTAGAGCCGGCGAACAAGGACGCGGCTTTGCGGTGGTCGCCGACGAAGTGCGAACCTTGGCATCACGCAGCCACGCATCAACTGAAGATATTCGTCATATCATCGAAAAGCTGCAAACGAAAACCCGCGATGTCGTTGAAGCCATTGCCCAGAGTACCGAACTTAGTGAACATAGCCAGCAGGAGGCGATCACCTCTGGCGAACACTTACAAAGTATCTCTGAGAATATTTTGGCAATGAATGAGATGAGCGCGCAGATCGCAACCGCAACTGGTGAACAATCGAATGTGGTCGGGGAGATTAATCCCCATGTTACCGCGATTGCGGATATCTCAAGCGCCAGCAGTGAAGTCGTACGCCAGACCTCTTTAGATTGTAGCGATCTGCGAGAGATGGCGGTGCAGCTAAACGAATTGGTATCACGATTTAAGTTTTAG
- a CDS encoding MFS transporter: MNNKVTSNPGSNTKTVFPRMFWIANGVELLERAAYYGVFIVITLYLSRILGFSDVEAAWLAGSFSAGLYFLPTFSGALADKIGFRGALLLAFGLLTIGYASLAIFPMLIETQGLVEYGKDTVYHGLREADIRWAIIPILIIIMIGGSFIKAVITGTVALSTTAETRAKGFSIFYMMVNIGAFSGKTVVKPLRESMGDMGLINLNYFAATMTFIAFVSIFLFFKSTDNNRSGKSLGQIWQALTKVLSNGRLISLTVIISGFWMVQHQLYATMPKYVLRMAGEGSSPSWYANVNPLVVFLCVSVVTAMMAKRSALSSMTIGMFIMPVSALLMASGNMFAGSETILGMHPIAAMMIIGIVFQGLAECFISPRFLEYFSLQAPKGEEGLYLGFSHLHSFISSLLGFGLSGYLLEAYCPDPRTFSDHALWVEASSHAHYIWYVFAGIASVSAVSLIIYGAVIKRLDAKDSNSDNDEGELATA; this comes from the coding sequence ATGAATAATAAAGTCACATCCAATCCTGGCAGTAATACAAAAACCGTATTTCCGCGGATGTTCTGGATCGCTAACGGGGTCGAACTACTTGAGCGCGCCGCCTATTATGGCGTATTTATTGTTATCACTCTCTATCTATCGCGTATTTTGGGCTTTAGCGATGTCGAAGCGGCTTGGCTTGCGGGCTCCTTCTCGGCCGGTCTCTATTTCTTACCGACATTCAGTGGTGCTCTGGCCGATAAAATCGGTTTCAGGGGCGCCTTGTTGCTGGCGTTTGGCCTATTGACTATAGGTTATGCGTCATTAGCCATTTTCCCCATGTTAATCGAGACCCAGGGGCTGGTGGAATACGGTAAAGACACGGTTTACCATGGCTTAAGAGAAGCCGATATTCGCTGGGCGATTATTCCTATCTTAATTATTATCATGATCGGTGGCTCTTTTATTAAAGCGGTGATCACAGGAACCGTAGCCTTATCGACCACCGCAGAAACCCGTGCCAAAGGGTTCTCTATTTTCTATATGATGGTCAACATAGGGGCGTTTTCAGGTAAGACCGTGGTTAAACCGCTACGTGAATCGATGGGCGATATGGGGCTCATTAACCTCAACTACTTCGCCGCCACCATGACCTTTATCGCCTTTGTCAGTATTTTCTTGTTCTTCAAAAGTACCGACAATAATCGCTCTGGTAAGAGCCTAGGCCAAATCTGGCAAGCATTAACGAAAGTGCTGTCTAATGGTCGTTTAATTTCACTTACCGTGATTATCTCTGGTTTTTGGATGGTGCAACATCAGCTTTATGCCACTATGCCAAAATATGTACTGCGCATGGCTGGCGAAGGCTCTTCGCCGTCTTGGTACGCTAACGTGAATCCGCTGGTGGTGTTTTTGTGCGTCAGTGTCGTGACCGCAATGATGGCTAAACGCAGCGCACTATCATCGATGACTATTGGTATGTTTATCATGCCAGTATCGGCACTGTTAATGGCATCGGGCAATATGTTTGCTGGCAGTGAAACTATTTTAGGCATGCATCCTATTGCGGCGATGATGATCATAGGGATCGTGTTTCAAGGTTTAGCTGAGTGTTTTATTTCGCCTCGCTTCTTGGAATATTTTTCACTGCAGGCACCTAAGGGCGAAGAAGGTTTGTACTTGGGCTTCTCACATCTACACTCGTTTATCAGTTCACTGCTGGGTTTTGGTCTGTCAGGATATCTGCTCGAAGCATATTGCCCCGATCCTCGCACCTTTAGTGACCACGCTTTGTGGGTTGAAGCATCATCCCATGCACACTACATATGGTACGTTTTTGCCGGTATTGCGAGTGTTTCAGCTGTCTCTTTGATTATCTATGGCGCGGTAATTAAACGTCTCGATGCCAAAGACAGTAATAGCGATAATGATGAGGGCGAATTAGCAACCGCATAA
- the dbpA gene encoding ATP-dependent RNA helicase DbpA — translation MSQADKNTATAFNSLPLKPELLDTLTTIGFESMTPIQAQSLPAILNGEDVIGQGKTGSGKTAAFGLGLLNKLDVKRFRIQALVMCPTRELADQVAADLRTLARGIHNIKILTLCGGVPMGPQIGSLEHGAHIIVGTPGRIIDHLDRGRLDLENVNMLVLDEADRMLEMGFQKELDAIMFEVPRERQTLLFSATFPEQIQTISEQFLVNPVMVKVEGKHDGNTIDQHFYECGNNNDRMKALRLLLLHHKPESAVVFCNTKRETKDVAAKLANDGFSVVALHGDLEQRDRDQMLLRFANKSASVMVATDVAARGLDIDALDMVVNYHVAYDTEVHIHRIGRTGRAGSKGAAHTFYNHEDGYKIALLEDEIGRDIVDEALPSESLLDTYPPQPRMVTIQIDGGKKNKVRPGDILGCLTGDNGIEGTEVGKIKITEFRSYVAVDRKVLNKALNKITKGKLKGKSYRAWELR, via the coding sequence GTGAGCCAAGCCGATAAAAACACTGCGACTGCGTTTAATAGCCTGCCGTTAAAACCAGAGTTACTCGATACCTTAACCACCATCGGCTTTGAATCGATGACGCCTATTCAGGCGCAAAGTCTCCCCGCGATCCTAAATGGCGAAGATGTCATTGGTCAGGGTAAAACAGGCTCAGGCAAAACCGCCGCCTTTGGTTTAGGTCTGCTTAACAAACTTGATGTAAAACGTTTTCGTATTCAGGCGTTAGTTATGTGTCCAACCCGTGAATTGGCCGACCAAGTGGCTGCCGATCTGCGTACTTTGGCGCGTGGTATCCATAACATTAAGATTCTGACTCTGTGTGGCGGTGTGCCTATGGGGCCACAAATCGGCTCACTAGAACATGGTGCTCATATTATTGTTGGTACACCGGGTCGTATTATCGATCATCTCGATCGTGGTCGCTTAGATCTTGAAAACGTGAACATGTTAGTCCTCGATGAAGCCGATCGTATGTTAGAGATGGGTTTTCAAAAGGAGCTAGACGCTATCATGTTTGAAGTCCCGCGTGAACGTCAGACTTTGCTGTTTAGTGCCACTTTCCCTGAGCAAATTCAAACCATTAGTGAGCAGTTCTTGGTTAATCCGGTAATGGTTAAAGTGGAAGGTAAGCATGACGGTAACACCATTGATCAGCATTTTTATGAGTGCGGTAATAACAACGATCGCATGAAAGCCTTACGTCTGCTGCTACTGCACCATAAGCCTGAAAGCGCTGTAGTGTTCTGTAATACCAAACGCGAAACCAAAGATGTGGCCGCTAAATTGGCTAATGATGGCTTTAGTGTTGTCGCACTTCACGGTGATTTAGAGCAGCGCGATCGTGATCAGATGTTACTTCGATTCGCTAACAAGAGTGCCAGCGTGATGGTGGCAACTGACGTAGCCGCTCGCGGACTCGATATCGATGCGCTGGATATGGTGGTTAACTACCATGTTGCCTACGATACCGAAGTGCATATTCACCGTATCGGCCGCACAGGTCGCGCGGGCAGTAAAGGCGCTGCGCACACTTTTTATAATCATGAAGATGGCTATAAGATCGCACTGCTTGAAGATGAGATCGGCCGTGACATCGTGGATGAGGCGCTACCGAGCGAAAGCTTACTCGATACCTATCCACCTCAGCCTCGCATGGTGACGATTCAAATCGACGGTGGCAAGAAGAACAAAGTTCGTCCAGGCGATATCTTAGGTTGCCTAACGGGTGACAACGGCATCGAAGGCACCGAAGTGGGTAAAATTAAGATCACCGAATTCCGCTCATATGTTGCTGTCGATCGTAAAGTGCTGAATAAGGCACTTAACAAGATAACTAAAGGCAAGCTTAAAGGTAAGAGTTATCGCGCATGGGAACTGCGCTAA